A segment of the Coffea arabica cultivar ET-39 chromosome 8c, Coffea Arabica ET-39 HiFi, whole genome shotgun sequence genome:
TGATTGTAACAATAATACTAGAAGTCATCCATACGTACCTGCCACAATCATATCCCAAAACTATGTATAGTATGTAAGCATATTAATcctacatatacatatatacacacacctTTGGAGATTATCTGAGCTTCTTACTTGTTGATTTTTACATTTAGCAATACTCGTTAAATAACTATTGGGTGAAACCATCATGAGGTGGGCTGTTTTTATGAGGATAGTGCAATTGAAAGCTGCATTGCGTATAATCTGTAGCAAGTTGTCAAAGTTCTCTTAGCAAGCAACAGGAGGGAAGCTCCTGCAAATTTTTTCAACCAGTCTGGTGTTTGTTCGATCAAACATCAACATTGGCAGATCAGGTACTCTCCTGCCCTTCCAATTCTCTACATCATATATTTCTTCTGATCTCCCACCTGTTAAGTTATGAGTATGATTTACCAACTTCAGATTTCGGAGGGCCTTCCACTCTCCCAACAACCTTTCTCTCTATTTTATGCCTCCATAATGTAAACGTGCCCGAGGCAAAGCAAAAGTTAATGTAAAAGTCATTGTTCCAGGAGACAAAAGTCATGCTAACCAAGTCTCTTTACTTACCTAATTATTCTtaaacaaaggaaagaaaaggacaTCGAAACCTTCTGAAGCTATTCTTTCTTTCTGATCGCAAAAGGACATAAAcaaaattaatgaaaactaCGTATTAGCAAGAAGCATAGACTAGGCTAGTCAGACTAACATCATGTGGggtggaagaaaagagaaagaataggaaaaaaaaaataaaagtagtaGTAAAAGGGTGAATTTGTGAACTTGTATCTACATAACGATTTTGAATTTATATACGTccgaaatttaaaaaaaaaaaaaaaaaaaaaaaactcaaacgtTTGTTATTCTATTAAGATTCCATTCTTGTGGTGGTTAAGTTACATCTCCAGGTACTAGGTATCCTCCTATGCTATGCATTCAAGGTGCCAAAAGTATCTTGTGGAACATACAAAGTAATTGTGCACGCTTTTATGGTTTGTGGATATAAATCAACAATGCAAAAAAGGACAAGGCGTGTTAACATTATCGACAATGACCTGAGATAAGCTAGCTTTTCATAACCTAGCTATTCGCCAGAGAGAGAGAACATTGGTTGGAAACAGTTCTGATACAATATCATTTTCTATTCAGCTTCCTATGGTCATTAGTCAATCAGCCCATTAGTCACAACCCACAATTATATAAACAACACAATTATTGAAGATATCGAGTACAAAAATCTTTAATTCGTTTATTGTGGGTGGTCCAGATTTATGACTTTCACTGAGTAAAAAAATGGGAAGGAAATGCTCATGTTGTGGAACGACAGGTCACAATTCGAGGACTTGCCCTACTCAAAGGAGAAGAAATGCTGCTAGGATGAAGCTTTTCGGGGTGCAATTGCTCGATCAATCCCCTTTTCCTTCATCTTCTAATAATCTTTCCATGAAAAAAAGCTTCAGCGTGGATAGCCTGTCAGTTTCACAGTTCAACGCTCCTTCCGGATCAAGAACACCCTCCTGTTCTCCGTCTCCTCAGGACCATGTCCTTCTCGAGTCTAGTGGATATCTCTCTGATGGCCTAATCCAAACAACTCAGGAGAAGAAGAAGGGTGAGatgagtttctttcttttccatcttAACCACCCTCTTCTAGAATTAAGGTTCCATCATTTTTACCATCTTCACACGCACacgcacacacaaacacacacacatatatatatatagtggtAAATTGTAATGTATTCTTCCTGGTCATGTGTGTGTAAATGACAATTCTAATGCCTTCTATTTGAAATGCGCCAAATATGTAGGCATGCCATGGACAGAAGAGGAGCACAGGATATTTCTAGTTGGCCTGGAAAAACTTGGTAGGGGTGATTGGAGAGGCATCTCCAGGAACTTTGTGACCACCAGAACTCCAACCCAAGTAGCCAGTCATGCACAAAAGTATTTTCTCAGACAAAATAGCCTCAACAGAAAGATCAACCGTCGCCCTAGCCTTTTTGATATGGTATTAACCCTAAAATGATCTCTAGCGGCCGATCTTTTTCGTTCTTTTGTTCAATAGTTTTCTTTGATTATCTTCCTGGCACAACAACTAAATCCGCTTTGTCTACCTAATCTTCATCAGGTGGAGAGGGATAAATCTGCCCTCCAATCGGTTCGCCCAATTTTCTCCTTGTCAATTGAGCAAGAGTGTTCAATTTCAGGTGGAATGCTTTTGCCAAAAATAAGTACTGCTTCATGTATGGTAAATTTCAGTTCATCATCGCCGCCGGAGCAAGATTTGAAGTCCAGTCAGGTACCTGTCCCAGTTGGAGTATCTGAATCATTGGAGCACAGTTTTATTCCATCGAGTAGCTCAAGTACTAACCCTGAGCATGATCATGATCAAAATTCTTCCTCTCCACCACCCAATCTAGAGCTTACTCTTGCCGTTCCTCAGGCACGACACAATCAGAGAAAACCAATAGCCGTTGCTTCCTGTCTTCTTACAGTGGTCTGAGGCTATTATCACATCTCATCTATGTAAATCATGCATCAGCATATAAGCCAAGCACCAAAACTTGCGGTACTGATGTTATTATGATTAGACTACGCTTGTCTCATCAACAATCATGATACAAATCTTTAGTATTATAATCTTTAGGTAATTTTCGTTTTTAATCTCTT
Coding sequences within it:
- the LOC113706675 gene encoding transcription factor MYBS3-like; the encoded protein is MGRKCSCCGTTGHNSRTCPTQRRRNAARMKLFGVQLLDQSPFPSSSNNLSMKKSFSVDSLSVSQFNAPSGSRTPSCSPSPQDHVLLESSGYLSDGLIQTTQEKKKGMPWTEEEHRIFLVGLEKLGRGDWRGISRNFVTTRTPTQVASHAQKYFLRQNSLNRKINRRPSLFDMVERDKSALQSVRPIFSLSIEQECSISGGMLLPKISTASCMVNFSSSSPPEQDLKSSQVPVPVGVSESLEHSFIPSSSSSTNPEHDHDQNSSSPPPNLELTLAVPQARHNQRKPIAVASCLLTVV